In a genomic window of Desulfonatronovibrio magnus:
- a CDS encoding zeta toxin family protein has product MSHIPRLRMFAGPNGSGKSTLKSVIRPELLGVYINPDEIELAIRSHDFLDLKMFGVATTESEILAFFNDSVLLDKANLLDEAAYLRFSDDKLSFFDVVVNSYFASVAADFLRRKLLERGTSFTFETVMSSADKVDFLKKAQQRGFRTYLYYIATDDPIINISRIRNRVRLGGHSVPDDKVTSRYYRSLDLLPEAIRYTNRAYIFDNSGPTQIWLAEVTDASLLTMKTDRIPAWFKSGVWNKFAELQD; this is encoded by the coding sequence ATGAGTCATATCCCTCGTCTGCGCATGTTTGCCGGCCCCAACGGCTCCGGCAAGAGCACGCTCAAATCTGTGATTCGCCCTGAATTGCTTGGCGTCTATATCAACCCTGATGAGATCGAGCTGGCAATCAGGAGTCATGATTTTCTGGATCTGAAAATGTTTGGCGTAGCGACCACCGAATCGGAAATCTTAGCCTTTTTCAATGATTCCGTTCTCCTTGATAAGGCAAACTTGCTGGATGAGGCGGCCTATTTGCGGTTTAGCGATGACAAGCTGAGCTTTTTTGATGTGGTGGTCAACTCCTATTTTGCCTCGGTGGCGGCTGACTTTCTTCGGCGCAAACTGTTGGAACGCGGAACTTCTTTTACTTTCGAGACCGTCATGTCCTCCGCTGACAAGGTCGATTTTTTGAAAAAAGCCCAGCAGCGAGGCTTTCGCACCTATTTGTATTACATAGCGACCGATGACCCTATTATCAACATTTCCCGTATACGAAACCGAGTTCGTCTTGGGGGGCATTCAGTACCTGATGACAAAGTGACATCCCGCTATTACCGATCACTGGATTTATTACCGGAAGCTATTCGTTATACAAATCGAGCCTACATTTTTGACAACTCCGGGCCGACGCAAATCTGGCTTGCAGAAGTCACCGATGCCAGCCTCTTAACCATGAAAACAGACCGCATTCCGGCATGGTTTAAGTCGGGCGTGTGGAACAAATTTGCCGAATTGCAGGATTAA